A stretch of the Archangium violaceum genome encodes the following:
- a CDS encoding serine protease — MAIIQHPRSRPKVIAEGRFLDSCNQLVYYTDLDTLVGSSGAGVLNRQGHLLGIHSDGDCDEDGRGANRGWTVKAIVEASPYLRTADIAER; from the coding sequence TTGGCGATCATCCAGCATCCCCGGAGCCGGCCCAAGGTCATCGCCGAAGGCAGATTCCTGGACTCATGTAACCAGCTTGTCTACTACACGGACCTGGACACCCTGGTCGGGAGCTCCGGCGCTGGCGTGCTCAACCGTCAAGGCCACCTGCTGGGCATCCACTCCGACGGCGATTGCGACGAAGACGGCCGCGGAGCCAACAGGGGCTGGACCGTGAAAGCGATTGTCGAAGCGTCCCCGTACCTGCGGACCGCAGACATCGCCGAACGCTGA
- a CDS encoding YdeI/OmpD-associated family protein, whose protein sequence is MPATKKTSVKKAALPKKPAAKAPAKKNAPTGDLLVATFASPREWADWLSTHHASARGVWVKHAKKASGIPSITYAEALDEALAWGWIDGQKLPFDDVYYLQKFTPRGPRSIWSKVNRDKIQALTEAGRMRPPGLEQVERAKQDGRWDAAYDSPSRATVPEDLAAALAKNPRAAAFFATLTGANRYAVLFRIHTAKKAETRARRIAQFVEMLARHEKLHP, encoded by the coding sequence ATGCCCGCGACGAAGAAGACCTCCGTGAAGAAGGCCGCCCTCCCGAAGAAGCCCGCGGCGAAGGCGCCCGCGAAGAAGAACGCCCCCACAGGAGACCTCCTGGTCGCCACGTTCGCGAGCCCGCGCGAGTGGGCCGACTGGCTCTCCACCCACCATGCGTCCGCGCGAGGCGTGTGGGTGAAGCACGCCAAGAAGGCGTCCGGCATCCCGTCAATCACCTACGCGGAGGCGCTCGACGAGGCGCTCGCGTGGGGGTGGATCGACGGACAGAAGCTGCCCTTCGACGACGTGTACTACCTCCAGAAGTTCACGCCGCGCGGCCCCCGGAGCATCTGGTCCAAGGTCAACCGCGACAAGATCCAGGCCCTCACCGAAGCGGGTCGGATGCGGCCCCCAGGGCTCGAGCAGGTGGAGCGGGCCAAGCAGGATGGGCGCTGGGACGCCGCCTACGACTCGCCGAGCCGTGCGACCGTGCCGGAGGACCTGGCGGCTGCCCTCGCGAAGAACCCCCGCGCGGCTGCGTTCTTCGCCACGCTCACCGGGGCCAACCGCTACGCCGTGCTGTTCCGGATCCACACCGCGAAGAAGGCGGAGACCCGCGCCCGGCGCATCGCGCAGTTCGTGGAGATGCTCGCCCGGCACGAGAAGCTGCACCCCTGA
- a CDS encoding DUF2147 domain-containing protein: protein MTTNRWLGLASLFVLFASSALAQEPSAVGRWTTIDDETKKPKSVIIIYEEGGKLFGKIEKLFREPNEEQNPVCDKCEGALKNQPITGMVILRDLKKDDNEWSGGTILDPGNGKTYKCKLAVEDGGKKLKVRGYIGLSLIGRTQQWVRAE, encoded by the coding sequence ATGACGACAAACCGTTGGTTGGGACTGGCCTCGCTGTTCGTGTTGTTCGCCTCGAGCGCCCTGGCCCAGGAGCCGAGCGCGGTGGGGCGCTGGACCACCATTGATGACGAGACGAAGAAGCCGAAGTCCGTCATCATCATCTACGAGGAGGGCGGCAAGCTGTTCGGGAAGATCGAGAAGCTCTTCCGCGAGCCCAACGAGGAGCAGAACCCGGTCTGTGACAAGTGCGAGGGGGCGCTGAAGAACCAGCCCATCACCGGGATGGTCATCCTTCGCGACCTCAAGAAGGACGACAACGAGTGGTCGGGAGGGACGATCCTCGATCCGGGCAATGGCAAGACGTACAAGTGCAAGCTCGCCGTCGAGGACGGGGGCAAGAAGCTGAAGGTGCGTGGCTACATTGGCCTCTCCCTCATCGGGCGCACCCAGCAGTGGGTCCGTGCTGAGTAG
- a CDS encoding SDR family NAD(P)-dependent oxidoreductase — MKELRDRVAVITGAASGIGLGLAERCAREGMRVVLADVEEEALRRAGAELEAAGARVLCVRTDVSRAKEVEELAKRTLSTFGAVHLVCNNAGVAAGGLAWEATSEDWDWVLGVNLWGVIHGVRTFVPLMLEQGSEGHVVNTASMAGLLPFHPSAPYQVSKYGVVALTEQLHGSLRMQGAKVGASVLCPGWVRTRILDAVRNRPGGPPPPPVEPPTPAQAAMNAFFRKEVEAGLSPAQVADQVISAVREQRLYVVTHPEMMGDVRSRMEALLAS, encoded by the coding sequence ATGAAGGAGCTGAGGGACAGGGTCGCGGTCATCACGGGTGCGGCCAGTGGTATCGGACTGGGGTTGGCGGAGCGGTGCGCCCGCGAGGGCATGCGGGTGGTGCTCGCGGACGTGGAGGAGGAGGCACTGCGCCGGGCGGGCGCGGAGCTGGAGGCGGCGGGAGCGCGGGTGCTGTGCGTGCGCACGGACGTCTCGCGGGCGAAGGAGGTGGAGGAGCTGGCGAAGCGCACGCTGAGCACGTTCGGGGCCGTGCATCTGGTGTGCAATAACGCGGGGGTGGCGGCGGGGGGGTTGGCGTGGGAGGCCACGAGCGAGGATTGGGACTGGGTGTTGGGCGTGAACCTCTGGGGCGTCATCCATGGGGTGCGCACCTTCGTGCCGCTGATGTTGGAGCAGGGCTCCGAGGGGCACGTCGTCAACACCGCTTCCATGGCGGGCCTGCTGCCCTTCCACCCGAGCGCGCCCTACCAGGTGAGCAAGTATGGAGTGGTGGCACTCACCGAGCAGCTGCATGGCTCGCTGCGCATGCAGGGCGCGAAGGTGGGGGCCTCGGTCCTCTGCCCGGGTTGGGTGCGCACGCGCATCCTCGATGCGGTACGCAACCGACCCGGAGGACCCCCGCCCCCTCCCGTGGAGCCACCCACTCCCGCCCAGGCCGCGATGAACGCGTTCTTCCGCAAGGAGGTGGAGGCGGGTCTGTCGCCCGCGCAGGTGGCCGACCAGGTGATCTCCGCCGTCCGCGAGCAGCGGCTCTACGTCGTCACCCACCCGGAGATGATGGGGGATGTCCGCTCGCGCATGGAGGCCCTCCTGGCTTCTTGA